The Sphaeramia orbicularis chromosome 16, fSphaOr1.1, whole genome shotgun sequence genome window below encodes:
- the LOC115435773 gene encoding uncharacterized protein LOC115435773: MSEDSSSDEELWLPTERTVCRKKLNCWECGKNFPNMHGLMSHYLSHNVPATCHICKITFRRLTSLSTHLDNVHPRFCKMCGVAFNNVWELNKHAETDCRSAVYLDEPRDNCCNEVTIELTEGSEVCDAVPDPRPIETKEIMPGGPETSDNSIEYIVGEDDKDTDSDEVGGEDSDSSTTSESDDTDETVSGTSSSDKLEENDGSNSRSMDLLNKSSNPPPSKIKQSTPPKPDSLFCHVCNRGHLAVITSPSYSGQSPSGVNQVINGNVFVGQPFASSMPTAVRPSAGVVPKVSTFANGVPAKIMIVQKMLPNDPQVVQQQSAKNQAAIMVQNNIKRPHVMQKPPLHAQPSGSSHMLEHLP, encoded by the exons ATGTCTGAAGACTCCAGCAGTGATGAAGAATTGTGGCTTCCCACAGAAAGGACAGTGTGTCGCAAAAAGCTGAATTGTTGGGAATGTGGTAAAAATTTCCCCAACATGCACGGCTTGATGTCGCACTACCTCAGCCACAATGTCCCAGCTACCTGCCACATCTGCAAAATTACTTTCCGGCGGCTGACATCACTTTCCACACATCTGGATAATGTACACCCCAGGTTCTGTAAAATGTGCGGTGTGGCATTCAATAATGTATGGGAGTTGAACAAACATGCAGAGACAGACTGCAGGAGTGCTGTGTATTTAGATGAGCCCAGGGACAACTGTTGTAATGAGGTCACTATAGAGCTAACTGAAGGCTCAGAGGTCTGTGATGCAGTGCCAGACCCGAGACCTATAGAAACAAAGGAGATTATGCCAGGGGGACCGGAGACATCTGACAACAGCATAGAGTACATTGTCGGTGAAGATGATAAAGACACTGACAGTGATGAAGTTGGTGGAGAGGATTCAGACAGCTCGACAACTTCtgaatctgatgacacagatgaaACAGTATCTGGAACTTCATCTTCAGATAAACTGGAAGAGAATGATGGCTCAAATTCAAGATCCATGGATTTGTTAAATAAGTCTTCCAACCCTCCACCCTCCAAAATAAAACAGTCAACACCCCCTAAGCCTGATAGTTTATTCTGTCATGTATGTAACAGGGGCCATTTAG CAGTCATCACATCCCCCTCTTATTCTGGTCAAAGTCCCAGTGGAGTCAACCAGGTTATTAATGGAAATGTCTTTGTTGGCCAACCCTTTGCTTCATCCATGCCCACTGCTGTAAGACCCAGTGCAGGTGTGGTGCCAAAAGTGTCTACATTTGCTAATGGGGTACCGGCTAAGATCATGATTGTCCAAAAAATGCTTCCTAATGACCCTCAGGTTGTCCAGCAGCAGAGTGCCAAAAACCAGGCAGCCATCATGGTGCAGAACAACATAAAAAGACCCCATGTAATGCAGAAGCCTCCTTTGCATGCTCAGCCATCTGGTTCCTCTCACATGTTAGAACATCTCCCATAA